The Hermetia illucens chromosome 2, iHerIll2.2.curated.20191125, whole genome shotgun sequence genomic interval ACCAAAATCACGTTATTCGAATTATTTCAATATAGGAAAATAACGGTCATCTGAAAAACTTCAAAGATATAAGGATCGAGATAAAAAAACCAAGTGAAACATCTTATGACCGTTGAAAGGTAATACATATTATTTTCATATCTCAATGAGTCTTCTTGAACCGTTAAACATTCAAAAGGCTTTTGTTAAGAATATACTGGATATTGCAACGTTCATGCTATTCAGACCACTCgtatgcaaaatagtaaatttgAGAAGTTCCATATTCTTATTGACCAATATGTCTCTCAATTTACATAAATGTACATTGCTTCCCTCCAAGAAATAACACATATACGTATAAATGCGTACAACGGCTTTCAGATCCTTCCCCGGCGTGAATGTATTTTATTTACTATCGAAGAACCTCCCTTCAACGAGGGTTGGCTAGGATTCCAAACCCTTCGTTATTGCACCCTTCTGTGAGGTCATGTACCTTGATATCTATGTACGTGGCCAAAAACAGGTAGAAAAGAAGATTTAAGGGTTTCCTTATGAGAAGTTCTCAGTCACTTCCTGACTGTTTTGGTTTCAACACCGTTGGGAATTTGTGATAAAGCTTGAAATTTGGTTAAAATCATTTTTGGAAATCTTTAGAATAATCTTAATTACAGAAGAAAAGTGTCTACGAATTAGTCTTGAAAGTTTTACGTGTAAGGTGTGtatattatttttaagatttttagtGAAAGCAATTACGTAATTAACACTTATGTTATTGAGGACTGAGTCCAACTTCCGATAATTTGACTAAAATGTACGCCAATTAATTACTCATTCATCAAATCCAGTATCTTGGCTTCTTCCTTGTCTGTCCAGGTTAATAACTTGAaatgaaaaacgaaaaccaTTTAACCGTCGTATAgtaaatatattgaaaatttcttttattcaaTCTTTGCAGTTTCCTCAGATTGCTTAACAGATATGCACTTGTGTTTCATTaacatttaaataaaatctttagTAGATAACGTTAACAGTCAATCCATAGAGTAGAGGTTATTtcgtattatttttcctatatTTGCTTCTTGGTCCATTGAAGCCGATAAAATTATATCTTTGCAGTTTAATAATTTCGTAGAGATTCTTTATAATGCATTATTCATTTTCGTGAGGTTAATTATCTCCTTATGAGTGGTTCCTTCCATATTTAGTCAGTCGCTGCGCTCATCCTCATCTTAGCAAAGTCTTCGAAAACAATGTTATCATCATCGTCGGCGTAGTGAGAGTTTTCATAACGATGAGCCTCGATggatttcattttcttcattgCATTAACTCTGGCCTTTTCGATTGTTCCTGAAAAAATAAGGAGTGGTTTATATTGGCGTTGGGAGTGTTTTTATAACGAAAAAGTGATTATTTGATTAAGGTTAAGGTCAGTGTAGTGCATAGAGTGGTGACCAGTCAGCATTTTTATGCCTTCAAATATTCATTCGTGATTTGGAAATAGTTTTCCATAATTAGAGCGAAAATTACCTGGTGCTGGAGTCATCAGCTTGAATGGTACATCTGTAACCAATTCACCGCCAAGTGTTCCGCAGTTGACTTTAACACGAACGGAATAGGAGATCACAATACCCATAGCGTCAGCGGTTGACTTTCCTTCAGCGACCAAAGTGGAGGAGGCCAGGTTCACATCCTCATCCTTCAAGTGTCCATCCAAAGCAATACCTATATcaaatcattttttaaatttcgaaCAATACTTTCCACCGAAATTTTAGTAAATATTCTGAAGCAGTCCCCATAACTCAATCAAAATTCAGGACTAGTTCTACTAatcgaataaaaccaaataCAAACCTCGTCGATCTTTGTTACTGGATGCTAATGGAACCAGATAGAAAGTCTTGGTCAGATTAGCTCCAGGTGTAATTGGACAACCTTCACGAGTTTCCAGAGAAGCAACATGTTTACTGAATTGAGCGTTGACCATAGTAACTTCGCAATGTTGAACGACATAGCATTTGATATTCTTCACGGCCTTCCTTGAGTTGTTGGTAATCTGAATTGTAGCCGCAACTTTCTCCCCATGATAATAAATTTCTCGATCTAATGTTACTTCCAAATTGATCTTGCCTTGCGAGAAGGTGAATCCCTTGCTAACTAATGAACTTGGAAGACGTCGACCACGAGATGCTGGAGCATACTGTAGTTTCTTAATGGTCAAGCTGACTTGACTGCGCTTATGCTGGCGGTCATCTTCATTGGTACCGACATAAGCGCGGATGGTGTATTCAACACCGAGAGGTTTGCCTGAGTCATCTTCGCCAGCTTGCAAAGTGACTGAGCTAGGAGCACCTTGTGGGAATTGGAAGGTGAATGGAAATGCATTGGGTCCCAATTTTTTGACCAATTTCTCCTGGAGTGGAGTCATTTCCATATTCTGATTAACCAAAGGAACAATCTGCTCTTTGCAGAGGATGAGTTCCTTGGAAAATTTAACTCCCATAACTTCATCTTCTTCGCGTCCATATCGGTAGGTGGTAATCAATTGTCCGAAGACGCGACGTTCCTTCAAGTAGTCCTTATCCACGACGACAACGCCATCGATCGGGTCACAATAATCCAAGTGATCTATGAAATCCCTGCGTCCCAGGTAGAACGTAACTTTTCCATTTGGAGTAGTCTTTTTAAAAACTTTCACAGACACAACCATTTTGGGTGTTTAGATTAGAACCAAAGAAGCACTAATTTAACACTTAATTGTaataattaacttaatttataTGTTTGATTtcggaaaaaatattttaaagttcGTTCCACAACTGAAATATCAGAAGTGTGCTAAATTGAGGAGTTGTCGAGTTTTTATACCTTTTGTGGAAAATGCACTTGTAGGATTTCCATTCGTCTACTTTCTGCATTTTCTAACGCCTTACGCTCATAGAAGTTCTAATGGGATTAAGGTGACGCGTTCCTTCATTGAGGTACTATCAGGGCAACAATGGTGTGGttctatatttatttaaataatactCGAATAAATGCTTTGGGTATCTTCAATTTGCTCGATAAACCGTGATGCAACAATGAAACACTATTTTTCATAGAGGATAGGGTAAGTTTCTTTTGCTGATAcgaaattgaatgaaatattaTCATCGGTGGTAATACGCTTAATCAttaggttaggttaggttaggCTGAGGAGAAGGAGGAACCACAACTCGAGTTATGTAGGCCTTATAATATTAGGTCCATTCCACTGTTGTCTTCTGTCTGCTTTTGCAAATTTAAGGACCTCTTCCAATGGCGCAAATTTCTTGGTAGAGAAAATCTTTTCAAAGTATTTTAGTCTATGGTATCAGGGCTATCATGTCCATATTGGCTACATAAAACTAAGAATACCACCCTAATTTTCTTCAACAGGCAGTTTAGGGAACAGCGCCCTTTAAAATTACGATTAGGTTACTTATGTTTTTTTAAGGGACGAATAAATTGCGCTCTAGTAAGCAGCCTTGCTTGCCGGCATGTGTTTAAATTTCAGCATTTGTCAGCGTCAGTCTTTGCGTTATCTTTTTGTCAGAGAAGACAGCTGATAGCTTAACACTAAAAATCGGCTCTAGTTCGGAGTGAGATCTCTGGCCAGCTAGTTTGCCAGAGGCCATATTACCAGTGTGCCCTGGTGCACATATCAGGACCGTCTCGTTGAGTTATCCCAATTTCAGCAGTAACTGATGCCAACCCTATAATAATTGGCTAGAAACAATTGTTGCAGTTTGGTTTTGATAATGCCGATTGATTGTCCctaacagattcgaatggtgtgatTTCCTGCGGCTTGCTCATATCATAGTCATTTACAATTTCAGTTCAATATATATTTCGTTCCATAGAGAAAAGGGTAAGATCAAACTAACCAAATATTGAAGGACATCTAATATCGCGAGGGAGTAGAATATTTCTTGCGTCCAAAGTATTCCAAGATTACAATTATTGCTATTGCGACTGCTAAAGAACGCTCTAATTAGGTTTTCTCTTGTTGATAGTCTTTAAGATTTAGGTATTCAAAAGTTCTTTCCTTTAATTGGGCATGAATCATTCTTTCCACCAAGGAATATTCAAAATTACTAAAGGAGCAACTAAATCTATTCATGGCAGCAAGCTCAAGAGTTTTGTATAAGTGGTTTCTCTTCAGTGATCGCAATTGCTAAAAAATTAAACCAAAAATTAGATAGATACTATTCTTTTCTACTTCCGTTTGGAGAACGTGGCACTTAATTCTCTTCGTTGCGAAAAGTAAAGATGATTCTACATCCCCGGATATTCACCATCCGGTTACTACTATATACCACCCAAAGAAAGTTATACACAGGAGGAACAACTTCAGCGCAAAAGGGCACTTAATCTCATTGTGCACCCTTCAGTGTGTCGATGCCGGAgggatggttttcttgtgtgtatttcttcatcttatcccaGCAGAAAATAATGATTTTGATGCGTATACTTAATTCCTCCTCAtttcctaggagagcaaactTGGATCTATTGCCGTGTCTTTACTAAGCTTCCCATAGAcaaaagcatctttctccaagATCCAATAACAttaatccgaaataaatttttaaggaagctctgcctttggttcccgcTGGAATATGGGAACCTATAAACAACTGTGCAATATGTAGTGTTGTGACCCGCAGCAATGTATTTACAATCACCTGGGTCCACACCAATGTACTATATcccatacacggcactaacacctACACTTATAAGAAGAATTTTGTTCGCGAAACTCCCGTCACGTTCGAACGTGTGCAAGGCTTTTCcgttttcataaaatttcaacaaattttcgATGGAGTCGAGTCTTTTGTTAATTCTCGCTTGATTCTAAAAAATTACTTCCCCTGAAACGATGTATATGTTCTATAATAGGATTAAATTTTGTGAATAAACTCTTCTTTGAACACCTGCGCGGCTCTAGTCGCCAGGAAATTGGGAACGTTCTAACAATGATATTATCCTCTGGTGTTCTATCTTCCACTGCCCACATTACTTCTCCCTTAGTAGTTGTCGCACTGATCTTGTTGTTGTGCGTCGAGTAAGGGACCGCTGCCAATTCCGGAACTTCATTCAGATGCTGGCCTACACTTTCAGGCTATGCCCTCCCAAAAATCACAGCCAGTGGAATTTGCTATCCTGGACTGTATCTCCTCTGGGGGGTAATATGATAGTCATTTTTCCGAACCCTTTTGCATGCGGCATATAAGCTCTTTTTGTCGATCTATTATTTAGCAGCATTCAACTGATGATGTTGAGATTGTTCTAGACAAATAATTATTGTAGACCTCAACGTCATTCTGCTTCACACCTTTAACCTTTGTTAAATAGTAGCTGCCAACATTTTCACGGTTAGCCTCGCACCCTCCCACATATTGCTGAAGAAGGAGCAGTGTTACCTGCGCCACTAATGTCGTCGGTGGCACAGTTTAACAAAGACATTTTGCGGTGTGCACCCACCGATTTGAGACAAAATTTGACATGTATACTTACTGCCAAGAGAAGTTTCATCTTAAGCTGTTCATGATGTTCACTATTGTAGTTTGGTAGATTGATGTCATCATACAAGATCCATCCATCAGTTTCAACAGCATGACTGCAAACTGTTCGAAGGGTATTGGCGCTGAAACAAGAAGGTATAAGATTCTCATTATGTATTGATCAAATTTTCGcagcattttcaaaatatggtggtcagtgtccggatagctgcgtggttagagggctagactgtcatacggaaggttcgAATATCACTGccggcagtgaaatttgtaatttgtatttgacgtcggatacctgtcgactcagttgtgaaccagtacctgagtcaaatcagggtaataatctcgggcgagcgcaatgctaaccacattggcacctacagtgtgctgtagagaactattacggtcttgaatgaagtgctctaacacacttcaaggccctgatccaatctggattgttgcaccaatgattattatttccgagttatcataatctcggcagatgccagattttacctaattatcatcatcatcatcatcatcaacggcgcaacaaccggtatccggtctaggcctgccttaataaggaactccagac includes:
- the LOC119649656 gene encoding phosrestin-1; translation: MVVSVKVFKKTTPNGKVTFYLGRRDFIDHLDYCDPIDGVVVVDKDYLKERRVFGQLITTYRYGREEDEVMGVKFSKELILCKEQIVPLVNQNMEMTPLQEKLVKKLGPNAFPFTFQFPQGAPSSVTLQAGEDDSGKPLGVEYTIRAYVGTNEDDRQHKRSQVSLTIKKLQYAPASRGRRLPSSLVSKGFTFSQGKINLEVTLDREIYYHGEKVAATIQITNNSRKAVKNIKCYVVQHCEVTMVNAQFSKHVASLETREGCPITPGANLTKTFYLVPLASSNKDRRGIALDGHLKDEDVNLASSTLVAEGKSTADAMGIVISYSVRVKVNCGTLGGELVTDVPFKLMTPAPGTIEKARVNAMKKMKSIEAHRYENSHYADDDDNIVFEDFAKMRMSAATD